A region of the Epinephelus fuscoguttatus linkage group LG13, E.fuscoguttatus.final_Chr_v1 genome:
CTGTGATATTTCCTTCCTTTTGCACAACAGAGGGAAGAGACTTCCTGCCATCCTTCGCAAGAAAAGTATTTTCTAAGTGATACATGGTTTGTCTTTGCCTGGTGATGTAGTCAACCCTGTTTTCATGTTGTGAAATGAGTTTCACCAACCCAGCCACCCCGAGGGGTTCAGCAATGAGAGCCCACGACTGGTTCATCTTGAGGGTGTGTTACGCTCATGCTGCCATGTAAGATAAGCCTGTAAGGTTAATAAAAACTGCGGTAGTATATCACTGTCAAATTTGAGAAAAACAGGCCGTTGGCATTCTTTACTAGATGGCAGAGGAACAATCAATGCAAAGTGAGTAACTGCTGGGTTTTTTGACTGAACTGGGACACAGAATGCCCCAAAGGGAACAACAAATGACAACCATAACATTTTACTTCAGTGGGTAATGCCAGGGTAACTGTACAGTGTCCGTACAGTGAGTAGCAAGAGCAGATCCATTGCCTCCACCAGCCAGAGGAGGGCAATAAGCAGCCCTCACACTACTGGAGGGAGCCAATTCACTTTGAATTTAATTGGTTTCAAAATTCAATTAGATCAAATGTGTATCATCTCTTTCTATGGTtctaataaaaaaatgaaaatcaggATTGCTCAGTGTGAACTTGTGACATatgaatatatttaaaataatgactagcacttacaaagaaaaaaaaggatttatTCGGCAACACTCTCGCTGCAGAGACAAAAGCACACTCACAGCAGTAGGAAGTAAAAGAAGGGAGGACATGTTACAAAGAAAGGTTTAGGCAGTGGTAGAAACATGTTGTTCACTGAAGCACTTGATTAAACAAGTTAAGAAGTTGGCGCCCTCTTCAAAGGtccactcacacagacacataaaagTAGGTAGTACAATTTTCTGCACACTCACCCAGTTAATtaacatacatactgtacatccaCAAACATAGTCTGATTTTTCTGTGATTTTGTTGGCAGAAACTGTTTAAAAGTCTCCAGTGGGACTCCATTCAGCATGAAGTCCACCTCTTAGGTATTGGCAATGTAGTGCATGTTATTAAGAAGACCAAAGAATGAAAAGAACATCAAAATTTTTAAGAGAAATAAGACATTATTGATTATTATGACATTGTGGACCAGAAGCATGATGGCCTCCTGGATTGTCAACCCCTGTCTCACAGTACAAACTCCAATTTTCAACAATCACGTAAAACAGGAAGTATTCTGCACTGTGAGGAAGGTAGGAAGGGCCAGATTATATGAACATAACTAAAAAATACAAGTAATCACATTACAACCTTCTCTTCACAGCCTTAGAATATTTAACAAATGCTAAAATATCTACATGAAGCTCTGAGAGCTGAGTGATACAAATCCTCACCATAAATTTGGGTTTTTCTGTGATATATAGTCACCAAACATTTTATCTTGCAGTAGTcctaaaaaaaacctgcaaagCATCCTTTGATTGATTTGCAGTAATCAAGTAAGGCCTGATAGCAGTGGAATGAAATTACCCTGTTTGGCAACACGTCCTCTGATTGCACTGATTCTTCTGTGGTCGGAAAATCACAAATCCTTGGAAGAACTAAAAGAAAAACCAGCAGCCTCAAGGGCTCAAAAATgagaatatttttaaaaagaaattccAGCCATTCCAAATGTGCTCTGAAGTCGTAAAGATCAGAGTCTGgacagatgaatgaatgaggccAACATCTTCAATAGACACAACATTAAGTGTCATCATAACTGATCACAAataagacagacagcagcattAGAGTTCCTGGTAAATTGATGAACATAGACTCAAGGGGTCTATACTAACATAGAGTAAGGATTATAAAGGTTAAGATTAAGAGCAGGTAAAGAAATTAAGAGCACTGTTTACTTGACAAAGACTCAACAATTCTGGTGTAAAACACACTGAACCTAAGTCAAAGGCAGTATAATCGCTGAGTTTAACAGTGGAGAATGTCTTGAGCAGCAGAGTTAGTGTCAATGGCAGTTTGGTCATTGGCTTACTGTGAGCCATCAGGAACTGCAGTCCGAGTCACAATCACAACAGTGGTTATCTTCCAATGAAACAGCAACTCAGATTTTattaatcaaaaacaaaaaaaaagagcttgAGATTGTTCTAATCACTAAACTAAAACCAGCTATTAAAAAAGATCAAATTTCGTTTGAATGACAATGGCAAGGACGCTCTGCTTTGTTCCCCCAACTTAACAGCTGTACTGTGGGTTGTCAAGGTCCATGAAGTGTTCAAAGTAAACAGCATCTTTCTCTGAAgctcttcttgttcttcttgttCTTTCCTTTTCcgtttttatctttgttttcgGACATTTTCTTGCCTCGAACTTCACGCATCAGGTCAAAAAACACCTGGGGAGAGAAAAACAATCATAACATGCAAACCTGACGTAGATAAATCGATATCCCAAATTTGAAATACATCAATTTATAAtacgtgtgaatgtgtgtggacTCACCTTGTCAACGTTGGCTCTGGTTTTGGCTGATGTTTCGACGTACTGGACGCCCCACTCCTCGGCTTTCCCCCGGGCCTCGTCCACAGATACCTGCCTGCGCTCCTCCAGGTCCGACTTGTTCCCTACCAGCAGGAGAGGGATCTTGTCCTCTTCCGCCTTCACCCGCAAGATCTGCTCCCTGCCGGCACAGTTTGTGTATTGTTGGTATTTTTGCCACTTTTCCATATACATGTCTTTTGATTGTGATAAAATGTacagttcattaaaaaacattttaagagcTGGGTGGCAAGATCAGTATAGATGCCATTCGGGGCATTTCGTTATTGATGGTGTTCCTTCAAAGAGCCTGGGCCATTTCCTAATTCAAATCATTAAGTGTGTCAAATAATGATTCCCGGACAGATGTAATGACAATCACTTTACTTCTGGTTTCGCAACATTTTGCAGGTGTACATGATTCTACAGTGCTGTTGACTGAAATCTGCACTGGAGCGTCAGCATTTTGTTCATGTTAAAGAGGGGCTCTCTAAATCCTATCCAAACCTCCGTGCcgcaacaaaatataaaattgcATAACACACTATAGAAAACCATCAAAGCGAATCTGTGCTGCAGGGTATCTTTTTCTAAATGCAGAGCTCCTAAACAATCTTCTTACCtggatttgcatttttaatctAGGACATGGTACTGGCAGATACTCTTATGAAATTTCTTGGACTGGGATTGGAAGCAAAAAAATGCTTGTTTGTGGCCCTTGTCTAGTACAAATGAATTCTACAACAACAATATAACCAAACATTATATCAGCAACATGTACTGGTTGATATGTAATTATTGTAGTCTAAGCTCCCACAGGGTCTTTAGaatccacacacagacagataaagGTAGGATACAGTACCTGAACTCCACAGTAGCAGTGAAGGACTCATGCTCTGTGATGGAGAAGACCAGCAGGAAGCCCTCCCCGCTGCGAAAATAGTTGTCCCTGATGGCAGCGTAGTCCTCCTGGCCGGCTGTATCCAGAATGTCGATCTGGACCTCCTCCCCATCCAGAACCACCTTCTTCCTGTAGCTGTCTGCCTTGGTGGGCTCGTAGTCCTCCACAAACTGGGGACGAAGAGATACATTTCTTTGAAAAGGTTCAAGCATGAAAAATGCTACCAGCTGTATTTAAATGTATAAAGAATCAGTAAAGCATGAGCAGTTACATGTAGACTGCTACACTGGTTAAATGGAAGCATTTCTGAGCCATCTAATGGACATCAGACATGACTGAAATACGCAGCTGAGATGCTGCTTGGTGGGAGAGCCAAACGTGATTGCTGTCACAGTACACAATGTATATGGTCGAGCAAgcagtggacttaagaaaagtGTCTTTTTACAAGAATCCATGCTGACCTTTTAGTAGTTTTGTAGCAGCTCTGTGACGTAGAAGTCACTGTTGTTCCCTAAATTCATGTTCCTACTTCCATGTAACAGTAGCAGCTTTACAGTTTTCTGAACCATTTTGAATTGAACACTCATTGCATTTCTTTTAAGTTAAAAGCTTTCCATTGGTGAACCACTAAAAGAAAGACTTTAGAGGAAGTGCTGACAAAGCCAACATGTTAAGCAAATAGGTGATATTGAGATTAGGACACtggatacaaaataaaaaagtgaactGGTTAGACAAAGAGGTGCTTCTGACCTGTGCTTACTGTTGAAACCCTACCTATCACGTGCCATAGTATTTTATAAATTGTAATAATATCTTTATAGGGTGCAATAGCAAATTTTGTTGTATTGTGTGCAGTGACAATAAAGGcattcttcctcttctctatcTATGTGGTCACCCTGAACCCAAAGCAGTattgaaggaatacttcatccgaccctgtggacaaaagtggtagtgttttgccggaatgaagcctacatttcccatgagctctagcgcgtactGTCGTAAAGATGTTTACCTGGCTCgcgtatgtgtttgttttggggatgaatgaaacatcaagacgggaaaactttgcccccgctcctatcggggatcccagctcacctctgccgtgCCCCATCGCCACCTCTCCGGCATAAGCACcaccgccgccggggtaaaTGCAGCAGTCAgttggtaaggctgaaggcctgtttggcgagcacttccacggcttcttggactgagtatggagcggtgcctcgcctctttatttcttggCACTCGCTGGActctgtcgacgcctggctggtacctgtcgtcggcccggatgaggtgttccagccccgcggcccctgctctcctcgtccccgctggcgcggggtgaatctgcgcaacctgcggcctctgtgtgtggctccccagACAGCTAATGCCGCGGACCCgctggctcctgccaggattgggctggtaaatgctagatcgctagcgaacaaaacgtttatcctgaaggacttcctgacttcccgaggactggattttctctgtgtgactgagacgtggctgactgttggtgagtccagtgctttcacagaacttttacccgatgattgctgctattttaactcccggTGGACGTCgggttgaggaggaggaatagcaactatttataagagtcactaaatgtaagcagctaggtaagatgacgtgtgccgtcttaGTGCCATAAATCATTTCGTCCTGGAAGTGACCTGGGGTGGACCcggacacagtttcctaaaggtatggatatacactatatagaaatagcttatcttcacactgatggtctcatttgttgttgtaggtcacgctcagacatcagcagaaacaagagacttttgtatatccagttaaaagttccttgtagcggctt
Encoded here:
- the ralba gene encoding ras-related protein Ral-B, with translation MATSKSKNQSSLALHKVIMVGSGGVGKSALTLQFMYDEFVEDYEPTKADSYRKKVVLDGEEVQIDILDTAGQEDYAAIRDNYFRSGEGFLLVFSITEHESFTATVEFREQILRVKAEEDKIPLLLVGNKSDLEERRQVSVDEARGKAEEWGVQYVETSAKTRANVDKVFFDLMREVRGKKMSENKDKNGKGKNKKNKKSFRERCCLL